A stretch of Microbulbifer bruguierae DNA encodes these proteins:
- a CDS encoding prealbumin-like fold domain-containing protein has product MMLAKTLGRLITSGALALLAMPAVAQLMTTTNAVQGQSCAGTRYGSDLNCSAGEFTVEPIFSAEDGTPPFCVAGEEFLFRVEIGLSGSNADRYDIGFFVGETGNDPRVSDTSKSCSVATFPTTPFPWFDDSPTNTANSCGDYTARGDDDVRVDKIRVLCQGDAATGTLQVPFVLTYNQNEPSSCAAPSDLQPGSKSKCNSGVSLVSGDVKVFSGAHVDVTKQTEPDGEGQEFTYTASGPADSKVIVRHPDGTYEDSITSATNEASFTLRDGETARVFITALPTAQRLVISEQLETGWDSTAAISCTAQRGIPTVTGDDASRTITADLDEVNSAAACTITNRKLPQVTVTKTSLGDSGSFTFSGTNGWSDQIITTTSAGASVSGSAQYLTALGVATDLVETPQAGWRLAGVNCSGLGYGGSASADLATQTVTLDGAAVSEPGAEIGCTFTNVRQRNLTVIKQLTPISPWPGGDSGLFVMSANGTAGTEGGNGATASELVDVGASADFSESAGSGTDLANYTASYSCNTTPLTSGSGTSGSLTMPNADVDCTFTNTRHSATLTLRKTWQDGITGDTATVTSSGFRNDASTGAAVSSGNNSVDGTAVTVWAGESGTIAETFSVGDPGRYSLAIDCSGGSLSGATLSVLPGDTSILCTATNSRALPSLSLLKWVVTLWDPVNGSTNPKAIPGAVSQYTLRLSNSGDGSTDSDSLVLSDALPEHVDLYVEDLAAASPVDFSDGTPASGLTWVYFALDSVTDDLEFSQDGIDWSYVPVPDADGFDAAVRHIRLTPAGRMNPQSGGLDSWAEFSFRVRVR; this is encoded by the coding sequence ATGATGTTGGCTAAGACGTTAGGGCGATTGATCACCAGTGGCGCGTTGGCGCTGCTGGCAATGCCGGCAGTCGCCCAGCTTATGACCACAACCAATGCAGTGCAGGGACAGTCATGTGCGGGTACGCGTTATGGGAGTGATCTGAATTGTAGCGCCGGGGAATTTACCGTGGAGCCGATTTTCAGTGCGGAAGACGGTACGCCGCCGTTCTGTGTCGCCGGGGAAGAATTCCTGTTTCGGGTGGAGATCGGCCTTTCTGGAAGTAATGCCGATCGCTACGACATCGGCTTTTTTGTGGGAGAAACCGGTAACGACCCACGGGTAAGCGACACCTCCAAATCCTGCTCGGTAGCGACTTTTCCCACCACGCCGTTTCCGTGGTTCGATGACAGCCCGACAAACACCGCCAACAGTTGCGGTGACTATACCGCGCGTGGCGATGACGATGTCCGCGTGGATAAAATCCGCGTGCTGTGTCAGGGCGATGCTGCAACCGGCACGCTGCAGGTCCCCTTCGTACTGACCTACAACCAGAACGAGCCATCGTCCTGTGCGGCACCGTCTGATTTGCAGCCCGGCTCCAAGTCCAAATGCAACAGTGGCGTCAGCCTGGTCAGTGGCGACGTCAAGGTATTTTCCGGCGCCCACGTCGACGTCACCAAGCAGACCGAGCCCGACGGCGAGGGTCAGGAATTTACCTATACCGCCAGCGGCCCAGCAGATTCGAAAGTCATCGTTCGGCACCCCGATGGGACCTACGAAGACTCAATTACGAGTGCGACCAATGAGGCTTCTTTTACCCTGCGCGATGGAGAGACCGCGCGGGTATTTATCACTGCTCTGCCCACCGCCCAGCGCCTGGTGATCAGCGAACAGCTGGAAACCGGTTGGGACAGCACCGCGGCGATCAGCTGTACTGCCCAGCGCGGCATCCCGACCGTTACGGGTGATGATGCCAGTCGCACCATCACCGCGGACCTGGATGAGGTTAACTCAGCGGCGGCCTGTACCATCACCAACCGCAAACTACCCCAGGTGACCGTTACCAAAACCAGCCTCGGTGACAGCGGCAGTTTTACCTTTAGCGGTACCAACGGCTGGAGCGACCAGATCATCACCACCACATCCGCAGGTGCATCGGTAAGCGGTAGTGCCCAGTACCTGACTGCATTGGGGGTGGCCACGGATCTGGTAGAGACGCCACAGGCGGGTTGGCGCCTGGCCGGTGTGAACTGCAGCGGGCTGGGTTACGGCGGCAGTGCCAGTGCAGATCTGGCAACGCAAACTGTCACCCTGGACGGCGCCGCCGTGTCTGAGCCGGGGGCCGAAATTGGCTGTACTTTTACCAATGTGCGTCAACGCAATCTCACCGTTATCAAGCAGCTCACACCGATCAGCCCCTGGCCCGGCGGCGACAGTGGTCTGTTTGTGATGAGTGCGAATGGCACTGCAGGAACCGAGGGCGGCAACGGTGCTACGGCCAGTGAACTGGTGGATGTGGGGGCCAGTGCTGATTTCAGTGAAAGCGCGGGTTCGGGGACGGATCTCGCCAATTACACCGCCAGTTACAGCTGCAACACCACGCCGCTCACCAGCGGCAGCGGCACCAGTGGCAGTCTTACCATGCCCAATGCTGACGTGGATTGCACCTTTACCAATACCCGCCACTCCGCCACCCTGACCCTGCGTAAAACCTGGCAGGACGGCATCACTGGCGATACCGCGACGGTGACAAGCAGCGGGTTCCGTAACGATGCCAGCACCGGCGCCGCCGTTTCCAGTGGCAACAACAGTGTCGACGGCACGGCGGTGACCGTTTGGGCGGGAGAGAGCGGCACCATTGCCGAGACCTTCTCGGTGGGGGACCCCGGGCGCTACAGCCTGGCCATCGACTGCAGCGGTGGCAGCCTGTCAGGCGCTACCCTCTCGGTACTACCCGGCGATACCAGTATTCTTTGCACCGCCACCAACAGCCGCGCGTTGCCTTCCCTAAGCCTGTTGAAATGGGTAGTAACCCTGTGGGATCCGGTCAACGGCAGCACCAACCCCAAAGCCATCCCCGGAGCGGTAAGTCAGTACACCCTGCGTCTCAGCAACAGCGGCGATGGAAGCACTGATAGCGACAGTCTGGTTCTGAGCGATGCGCTGCCGGAGCATGTCGACCTGTATGTCGAGGATCTCGCGGCTGCGAGCCCGGTAGACTTTAGCGATGGAACACCGGCGAGCGGGCTCACCTGGGTGTACTTTGCGCTGGATAGTGTCACTGACGATCTGGAGTTCTCCCAGGACGGGATCGACTGGAGTTATGTACCGGTGCCGGATGCCGACGGCTTCGATGCCGCAGTTCGCCATATCCGGCTTACGCCCGCTGGACGTATGAATCCGCAATCCGGAGGCTTGGATAGCTGGGCGGAATTCAGCTTTCGCGTGCGGGTGCGTTGA